The Methylomonas montana DNA window GGTTTTTTTGTGCAATCGGAAAACTTTATCCGCGAGCATCAAGGCCGCATTGGCGATGTGTCGATTTACGGCCAAGAATACAACCACACCACTTGGCAACTGGCCGCCATGAACATGGTGATTCGCGGCATTGACTTTAACTTTGGCAAAGAACCTGCCAACACCTACACCAACGACCAACACCCCGATTTACGCGCCGACTTTGTGATGGCCAATCCGCCGTTCAACATGCGCGAGTGGGATACCGGCGTCAGTGACGACGATCCGCGCTGGGTGTACGGCAAACCGCCCAGCGGCAACGCCAACTTTGCCTGGCTGCAACACATGCTGTATCACCTCGCGCCCAACGGCAGTATGGGTTTGTTGCTCGCCAACGGCTCCATGAGCTCCAACACCAACAACGAAGGTGAAATCCGCAAAGCGCTGATCGACAACGACTTGGTGGAATGCATGGTCGCCTTGCCCGGCCAATTGTTCACCAATACCCAAATCCCCGCCTGCATCTGGTTTTTAACTAAAAACAAAGGCCAACGCACATCGGCTAGCGGCAGGACATTACGGGATCGCAAAGGCGAAATTTTGTTTATCGACGCCCGCAATCTGGGCTACATGAAAGACCGTGTATTGCGCGACTTTAGCCAAGCCGATTTAAACAAAGTCACCGAGACCTTTCATTGTTGGCAAACCGTAGGTTGGGCTGACGACTGCATGGATGCAGGAGGTAGGGCAATGCGGGGAGCAATTGCCGAGCAACGCGATGCCCAACAAGCCCAAGTGGCCGAATCTGTTGGGGTTCCTAACGTCACCCCAACCTACGCCGACATTCCTGCCTTTTGTAAATCCGCCACCCTGGCCGAAATCCAAAAACACGATTACGTGCTGACCCCCGGTCGTTATGTCGGCGCGGCGGATGCCGTGGAAGATGGCGAAGTGTTTGCCGAGAAAATGGCACGATTGACGACACAGCTTAAAAGCCAGTTTGAACAAGGCGATAAGCTAGAAGCGGAAATTAAAAAGAACTTGGCGGGGTTGGGTTATGAGTTCTGATGTGCGATTGCTAAAGCTCTCGGATATTTGCACAGATGTTT harbors:
- a CDS encoding class I SAM-dependent DNA methyltransferase, which gives rise to MPMVNDDEQQFLNNLDKKLWTSADKLRATLDASQYKHTVLGLIFLKYVSDSFDIRRQELTGQFKNPYHEYYLDPADFGGADSADYQAEINTELEQRDYYAETNVFWVPKVARWEFLQNQNKVVINGVIWLNKAGEVLTQAPEDETEKRLCTRISSVGQLIDHALEAIEQDNAKLKGILNKRYTSLQIDPAKLGELIDLIATIPFKHASLSSKDILGHVYEYFLGQFALAEGKKGGQFYTPKSIVSLIVQMLEPFKGRVYDPAMGSGGFFVQSENFIREHQGRIGDVSIYGQEYNHTTWQLAAMNMVIRGIDFNFGKEPANTYTNDQHPDLRADFVMANPPFNMREWDTGVSDDDPRWVYGKPPSGNANFAWLQHMLYHLAPNGSMGLLLANGSMSSNTNNEGEIRKALIDNDLVECMVALPGQLFTNTQIPACIWFLTKNKGQRTSASGRTLRDRKGEILFIDARNLGYMKDRVLRDFSQADLNKVTETFHCWQTVGWADDCMDAGGRAMRGAIAEQRDAQQAQVAESVGVPNVTPTYADIPAFCKSATLAEIQKHDYVLTPGRYVGAADAVEDGEVFAEKMARLTTQLKSQFEQGDKLEAEIKKNLAGLGYEF